A region of Cygnus atratus isolate AKBS03 ecotype Queensland, Australia chromosome 33, CAtr_DNAZoo_HiC_assembly, whole genome shotgun sequence DNA encodes the following proteins:
- the MGAT1 gene encoding alpha-1,3-mannosyl-glycoprotein 2-beta-N-acetylglucosaminyltransferase produces the protein MLKKSSLVLWGAALFVAWNGLLLLFLWSRPPAPAFSSSSSSSSSSSAAAERGRLTEEVIRLAQDAEAELERQKELLRQIHRYSGLWGRRRRAPTKAPAPSPTPPAPDNAAAVLPVLVMACDRSTVRRCLDKLLRYRPSAQRFPVIVSQDCGHAETARVIASYGDAVAHIRQPELGDVAVPAEHRKFQGYYKIARHYRWALGQVFRTFRYRAAIVVEDDLEVAPDFFEYFQAAFPLLLADRSLWCVSAWNDNGKEQMVDAGQAELLYRTDFFPGLGWLLLAELWDELEPKWPRAFWDDWMRQPEQRRGRSCIRPEVSRTMTFGRKGVSHGQFFDQYLKFIKLNDRFVPFTQLDLSYLKKEEYERSFLPRVYAAPEVRVEELQGNQRRELGTVRVQYSGRDSFKAFAKALGLMDDLKSGVPRAGYRGIVSFVYRGRRVYLAPPSDWTGYDPSWS, from the coding sequence ATGCTGAAGAAGAGCAGCCTGGTGCTGTGGGGGGCGGCGCTCTTCGTCGCCTGGAacggcctcctcctcctcttcctctggagccgcccgcccgccccggccttctcctcctcctcctcctcctcctcctcctcctccgccgccgccgagcgCGGCCGCCTGACGGAGGAGGTGATCCGCCTGGCGCAGGATGCCGAGGCCGAGCTGGAGCGCCAGAAGGAGCTCCTGCGCCAAATCCACCGCTACAGCGGGCTctggggccgccgccgccgcgcccctACGAAagccccggccccttccccgACCCCCCCGGCGCCCGATAACGCCGCCGCCGTGCTGCCGGTGCTGGTGATGGCTTGCGACCGCAGCACGGTGCGCCGGTGCCTGGATAAGCTCCTGCGCTACCGGCCCTCGGCCCAACGCTTCCCCGTCATCGTCAGCCAGGACTGCGGGCACGCCGAGACGGCGCGGGTCATCGCCTCGTACGGCGACGCCGTGGCGCACATCCGGCAGCCCGAGCTCGGGGACGTGGCGGTGCCGGCCGAGCACCGCAAATTCCAGGGCTATTACAAAATCGCTCGGCACTACCGCTGGGCGCTGGGCCAGGTCTTCCGCACCTTCCGCTACCGCGCCGCCATCGTGGTGGAGGACGATCTGGAAGTGGCCCCGGATTTTTTCGAGTATTTCCAAGCCGCCTTCCCGCTCCTCCTCGCCGACCGCAGCCTCTGGTGCGTCTCGGCGTGGAACGACAACGGCAAGGAGCAGATGGTGGACGCCGGGCAGGCCGAGCTGCTCTACCGCACCGATTTCTTCCCCGGTTTGGGCTGGCTGCTCCTCGCCGAGCTGTGGGACGAGCTGGAGCCCAAGTGGCCGCGGGCTTTTTGGGACGATTGGATGCGGCAGCCCGagcagcggcggggccgctcGTGCATCCGCCCCGAGGTGTCCCGCACCATGACTTTCGGCCGCAAAGGGGTGAGCCACGGGCAGTTTTTCGACCAGTACCTGAAATTCATCAAGCTCAACGACCGCTTCGTGCCTTTCACCCAGCTGGACCTCTCCTACCTCAAAAAGGAGGAGTACGAACGCTCCTTCCTGCCCCGCGTCTACGCGGCGCCCGAGGTGCgggtggaggagctgcagggcaaCCAGCGCCGGGAGCTGGGCACCGTCCGCGTGCAGTACAGCGGCCGCGACTCCTTCAAAGCCTTCGCCAAAGCCCTGGGGCTCATGGACGACCTCAAATCCGGCGTGCCCCGCGCCGGCTACCGCGGCATCGTCAGCTTCGTCTACCGCGGCCGGCGCGTCTACCTCGCGCCCCCCTCGGACTGGACGGGCTACGACCCCAGCTGGAGTTAG
- the LOC118260311 gene encoding RING finger protein 39-like isoform X2, whose product MAEGNAVRNLREEATCAVCLDFFRRPVMLLACGHNFCHACVARCAQKGGGAASCPQCRLPFPRGAFRPNRQLANVVAAVRELVAEEQDLGLPAASRAGGAHGERRAHLEDREPTPSSSAPQEHLGPPPKNPQEDEGAAAPLTPPGGGDGGQQALLARVEAERQKLLAVLGGLRGLVGQQESRLLARLGHLRRGLEEAKGRQAGGDRWDCSITPSRSTERRPRPLELEAELEDFSQKNNALAAVVERLKDVLACSLEEDLGGYQKASVTLDPATAHPQILVSPDGRSARRCKTPRDPLPGSSERFEALRCVLGRQGFAEGRHRWAVEVPPGPDWALGVAREFVPRKGCYGLSPARGVWAVGQWLGQLRALTWPSPTCLPLARVPKRIEVALDYGGGRVAFRDADSEAEIFAFPPAAFAGERLRPLLWLGEGPALLTFCP is encoded by the exons ATGGCCGAGGGAAACGCGGTGAGAAACCTCCGGGAGGAAGCCACCTGCGCCGTCTGCTTGGATTTTTTCCGCCGGCCCGTGATGCTCCTGGCCTGCGGCCACAACTTCTGCCACGCCTGCGTCGCTCGCTGCGCCCAGAAGGGCGGCGGGGCCGCATCGTGCCCCCAGTGCCGCCTGCCTTTCCCCCGCGGCGCCTTCCGCCCCAACCGGCAGCTGGCCAACGTGGTGGCCGCCGTGCGGGAGCTGGTGGCGGAGGAGCAGGATTTGGGCCTGCCGGCCGCGAGCCGGGCTGGCGGTGCTCACGGCGAGCGTCGCGCCCACCTCGAGGACCGG GAACCCACCCCGTCCTCCTCCGCGCCCCAGGAGCACCTcggaccccccccaaaaaacccacAAGAGGACGAGGGAGCTGCCGCGCCGCTGacacccccgggggggggggacgggggccAGCAGGCGCTGCTG GCACGAGTGGAGGCCGAGAGGCAGAAGCtgctggcggtgctgggggggctgcgggggctcgTGGGCCAGCAGGAATCGCGGCTGCTGGCCCGCCTGGGCCACCTGCGGCGCGGGCTGGAGGAGGCCAAGGGCCGGCAAGCCGGCGGAGATCGATGG gATTGCAGCATCACCCCGAGCAG GAGCACGGAGCGGAGGCCGCGGCCGCTGGAGCTCGAAGCGGAGCTCGAGGACTTCTCCCAGAAAAACAACGCCCTGGCAGCGGTGGTGGAGCGGCTCAAAG ATGTCCTGGCTTGCTCCCTGGAGGAAGACCTGGGGGGATACCAGAAAG CGAGCGTGACCCTGGACCCGGCCACCGCTCACCCCCAGATCTTGGTGTCTCCGGACGGCCGCAGCGCCCGGCGCTGCAAAACCCCTCGGGACCCTCTTCCGGGGAGCTCCGAGCGCTTCGAGGCTCTCCGTTGCGTCCTGGGCCGCCAGGGCTTCGCTGAAGGGCGGCACCGTTGGGCCGTGGAGGTGCCGCCGGGGCCCGACTGGGCTCTGGGGGTGGCTCGGGAATTCGTGCCCCGCAAGGGATGCTACGGGTTGAGCCCCGCGCGGGGCGTTTGGGCAGTGGGGCAGTGGTTGGGGCAGCTGCGGGCGCTCACCTGGCCCAGCCCCACCTGCCTGCCCCTGGCCCGGGTGCCGAAACGCATCGAGGTGGCCCTGGATTACGGAGGAGGGCGGGTGGCTTTCCGCGACGCCGACAGCGAGGCCGAGATCTTCGCCTTTCCCCCGGCGGCGTTCGCCGGAGAGAGGCTCCGGCCCCTGCTGTGGTTGGGAGAGGGGCCGGCCCTGCTCACCTTTTGCCCctaa
- the LOC118260311 gene encoding zinc finger protein RFP-like isoform X1 — MAEGNAVRNLREEATCAVCLDFFRRPVMLLACGHNFCHACVARCAQKGGGAASCPQCRLPFPRGAFRPNRQLANVVAAVRELVAEEQDLGLPAASRAGGAHGERRAHLEDRQEPTPSSSAPQEHLGPPPKNPQEDEGAAAPLTPPGGGDGGQQALLARVEAERQKLLAVLGGLRGLVGQQESRLLARLGHLRRGLEEAKGRQAGGDRWDCSITPSRSTERRPRPLELEAELEDFSQKNNALAAVVERLKDVLACSLEEDLGGYQKASVTLDPATAHPQILVSPDGRSARRCKTPRDPLPGSSERFEALRCVLGRQGFAEGRHRWAVEVPPGPDWALGVAREFVPRKGCYGLSPARGVWAVGQWLGQLRALTWPSPTCLPLARVPKRIEVALDYGGGRVAFRDADSEAEIFAFPPAAFAGERLRPLLWLGEGPALLTFCP, encoded by the exons ATGGCCGAGGGAAACGCGGTGAGAAACCTCCGGGAGGAAGCCACCTGCGCCGTCTGCTTGGATTTTTTCCGCCGGCCCGTGATGCTCCTGGCCTGCGGCCACAACTTCTGCCACGCCTGCGTCGCTCGCTGCGCCCAGAAGGGCGGCGGGGCCGCATCGTGCCCCCAGTGCCGCCTGCCTTTCCCCCGCGGCGCCTTCCGCCCCAACCGGCAGCTGGCCAACGTGGTGGCCGCCGTGCGGGAGCTGGTGGCGGAGGAGCAGGATTTGGGCCTGCCGGCCGCGAGCCGGGCTGGCGGTGCTCACGGCGAGCGTCGCGCCCACCTCGAGGACCGG CAGGAACCCACCCCGTCCTCCTCCGCGCCCCAGGAGCACCTcggaccccccccaaaaaacccacAAGAGGACGAGGGAGCTGCCGCGCCGCTGacacccccgggggggggggacgggggccAGCAGGCGCTGCTG GCACGAGTGGAGGCCGAGAGGCAGAAGCtgctggcggtgctgggggggctgcgggggctcgTGGGCCAGCAGGAATCGCGGCTGCTGGCCCGCCTGGGCCACCTGCGGCGCGGGCTGGAGGAGGCCAAGGGCCGGCAAGCCGGCGGAGATCGATGG gATTGCAGCATCACCCCGAGCAG GAGCACGGAGCGGAGGCCGCGGCCGCTGGAGCTCGAAGCGGAGCTCGAGGACTTCTCCCAGAAAAACAACGCCCTGGCAGCGGTGGTGGAGCGGCTCAAAG ATGTCCTGGCTTGCTCCCTGGAGGAAGACCTGGGGGGATACCAGAAAG CGAGCGTGACCCTGGACCCGGCCACCGCTCACCCCCAGATCTTGGTGTCTCCGGACGGCCGCAGCGCCCGGCGCTGCAAAACCCCTCGGGACCCTCTTCCGGGGAGCTCCGAGCGCTTCGAGGCTCTCCGTTGCGTCCTGGGCCGCCAGGGCTTCGCTGAAGGGCGGCACCGTTGGGCCGTGGAGGTGCCGCCGGGGCCCGACTGGGCTCTGGGGGTGGCTCGGGAATTCGTGCCCCGCAAGGGATGCTACGGGTTGAGCCCCGCGCGGGGCGTTTGGGCAGTGGGGCAGTGGTTGGGGCAGCTGCGGGCGCTCACCTGGCCCAGCCCCACCTGCCTGCCCCTGGCCCGGGTGCCGAAACGCATCGAGGTGGCCCTGGATTACGGAGGAGGGCGGGTGGCTTTCCGCGACGCCGACAGCGAGGCCGAGATCTTCGCCTTTCCCCCGGCGGCGTTCGCCGGAGAGAGGCTCCGGCCCCTGCTGTGGTTGGGAGAGGGGCCGGCCCTGCTCACCTTTTGCCCctaa
- the LOC118260311 gene encoding RING finger protein 39-like isoform X4, producing the protein MAEGNAVRNLREEATCAVCLDFFRRPVMLLACGHNFCHACVARCAQKGGGAASCPQCRLPFPRGAFRPNRQLANVVAAVRELVAEEQDLGLPAASRAGGAHGERRAHLEDRLSPKRVLSTTGRSSPPSPPPASERENGAETLPFVGFCARVEAERQKLLAVLGGLRGLVGQQESRLLARLGHLRRGLEEAKGRQAGGDRWDCSITPSRSTERRPRPLELEAELEDFSQKNNALAAVVERLKDVLACSLEEDLGGYQKASVTLDPATAHPQILVSPDGRSARRCKTPRDPLPGSSERFEALRCVLGRQGFAEGRHRWAVEVPPGPDWALGVAREFVPRKGCYGLSPARGVWAVGQWLGQLRALTWPSPTCLPLARVPKRIEVALDYGGGRVAFRDADSEAEIFAFPPAAFAGERLRPLLWLGEGPALLTFCP; encoded by the exons ATGGCCGAGGGAAACGCGGTGAGAAACCTCCGGGAGGAAGCCACCTGCGCCGTCTGCTTGGATTTTTTCCGCCGGCCCGTGATGCTCCTGGCCTGCGGCCACAACTTCTGCCACGCCTGCGTCGCTCGCTGCGCCCAGAAGGGCGGCGGGGCCGCATCGTGCCCCCAGTGCCGCCTGCCTTTCCCCCGCGGCGCCTTCCGCCCCAACCGGCAGCTGGCCAACGTGGTGGCCGCCGTGCGGGAGCTGGTGGCGGAGGAGCAGGATTTGGGCCTGCCGGCCGCGAGCCGGGCTGGCGGTGCTCACGGCGAGCGTCGCGCCCACCTCGAGGACCGG CTCAGCCCCAAACGGGTCCTTTCCACCACGGGGCGAAGCTCTccgccttccccccccccagcgtCCGAGAGAGAAAACGGGGCTGAAACGCTGCCGTTCGTAGGGTTTTGC GCACGAGTGGAGGCCGAGAGGCAGAAGCtgctggcggtgctgggggggctgcgggggctcgTGGGCCAGCAGGAATCGCGGCTGCTGGCCCGCCTGGGCCACCTGCGGCGCGGGCTGGAGGAGGCCAAGGGCCGGCAAGCCGGCGGAGATCGATGG gATTGCAGCATCACCCCGAGCAG GAGCACGGAGCGGAGGCCGCGGCCGCTGGAGCTCGAAGCGGAGCTCGAGGACTTCTCCCAGAAAAACAACGCCCTGGCAGCGGTGGTGGAGCGGCTCAAAG ATGTCCTGGCTTGCTCCCTGGAGGAAGACCTGGGGGGATACCAGAAAG CGAGCGTGACCCTGGACCCGGCCACCGCTCACCCCCAGATCTTGGTGTCTCCGGACGGCCGCAGCGCCCGGCGCTGCAAAACCCCTCGGGACCCTCTTCCGGGGAGCTCCGAGCGCTTCGAGGCTCTCCGTTGCGTCCTGGGCCGCCAGGGCTTCGCTGAAGGGCGGCACCGTTGGGCCGTGGAGGTGCCGCCGGGGCCCGACTGGGCTCTGGGGGTGGCTCGGGAATTCGTGCCCCGCAAGGGATGCTACGGGTTGAGCCCCGCGCGGGGCGTTTGGGCAGTGGGGCAGTGGTTGGGGCAGCTGCGGGCGCTCACCTGGCCCAGCCCCACCTGCCTGCCCCTGGCCCGGGTGCCGAAACGCATCGAGGTGGCCCTGGATTACGGAGGAGGGCGGGTGGCTTTCCGCGACGCCGACAGCGAGGCCGAGATCTTCGCCTTTCCCCCGGCGGCGTTCGCCGGAGAGAGGCTCCGGCCCCTGCTGTGGTTGGGAGAGGGGCCGGCCCTGCTCACCTTTTGCCCctaa
- the LOC118260311 gene encoding zinc finger protein RFP-like isoform X3: MAEGNAVRNLREEATCAVCLDFFRRPVMLLACGHNFCHACVARCAQKGGGAASCPQCRLPFPRGAFRPNRQLANVVAAVRELVAEEQDLGLPAASRAGGAHGERRAHLEDRQEPTPSSSAPQEHLGPPPKNPQEDEGAAAPLTPPGGGDGGQQALLARVEAERQKLLAVLGGLRGLVGQQESRLLARLGHLRRGLEEAKGRQAGGDRWDCSITPSSTERRPRPLELEAELEDFSQKNNALAAVVERLKDVLACSLEEDLGGYQKASVTLDPATAHPQILVSPDGRSARRCKTPRDPLPGSSERFEALRCVLGRQGFAEGRHRWAVEVPPGPDWALGVAREFVPRKGCYGLSPARGVWAVGQWLGQLRALTWPSPTCLPLARVPKRIEVALDYGGGRVAFRDADSEAEIFAFPPAAFAGERLRPLLWLGEGPALLTFCP; the protein is encoded by the exons ATGGCCGAGGGAAACGCGGTGAGAAACCTCCGGGAGGAAGCCACCTGCGCCGTCTGCTTGGATTTTTTCCGCCGGCCCGTGATGCTCCTGGCCTGCGGCCACAACTTCTGCCACGCCTGCGTCGCTCGCTGCGCCCAGAAGGGCGGCGGGGCCGCATCGTGCCCCCAGTGCCGCCTGCCTTTCCCCCGCGGCGCCTTCCGCCCCAACCGGCAGCTGGCCAACGTGGTGGCCGCCGTGCGGGAGCTGGTGGCGGAGGAGCAGGATTTGGGCCTGCCGGCCGCGAGCCGGGCTGGCGGTGCTCACGGCGAGCGTCGCGCCCACCTCGAGGACCGG CAGGAACCCACCCCGTCCTCCTCCGCGCCCCAGGAGCACCTcggaccccccccaaaaaacccacAAGAGGACGAGGGAGCTGCCGCGCCGCTGacacccccgggggggggggacgggggccAGCAGGCGCTGCTG GCACGAGTGGAGGCCGAGAGGCAGAAGCtgctggcggtgctgggggggctgcgggggctcgTGGGCCAGCAGGAATCGCGGCTGCTGGCCCGCCTGGGCCACCTGCGGCGCGGGCTGGAGGAGGCCAAGGGCCGGCAAGCCGGCGGAGATCGATGG gATTGCAGCATCACCCCGAGCAG CACGGAGCGGAGGCCGCGGCCGCTGGAGCTCGAAGCGGAGCTCGAGGACTTCTCCCAGAAAAACAACGCCCTGGCAGCGGTGGTGGAGCGGCTCAAAG ATGTCCTGGCTTGCTCCCTGGAGGAAGACCTGGGGGGATACCAGAAAG CGAGCGTGACCCTGGACCCGGCCACCGCTCACCCCCAGATCTTGGTGTCTCCGGACGGCCGCAGCGCCCGGCGCTGCAAAACCCCTCGGGACCCTCTTCCGGGGAGCTCCGAGCGCTTCGAGGCTCTCCGTTGCGTCCTGGGCCGCCAGGGCTTCGCTGAAGGGCGGCACCGTTGGGCCGTGGAGGTGCCGCCGGGGCCCGACTGGGCTCTGGGGGTGGCTCGGGAATTCGTGCCCCGCAAGGGATGCTACGGGTTGAGCCCCGCGCGGGGCGTTTGGGCAGTGGGGCAGTGGTTGGGGCAGCTGCGGGCGCTCACCTGGCCCAGCCCCACCTGCCTGCCCCTGGCCCGGGTGCCGAAACGCATCGAGGTGGCCCTGGATTACGGAGGAGGGCGGGTGGCTTTCCGCGACGCCGACAGCGAGGCCGAGATCTTCGCCTTTCCCCCGGCGGCGTTCGCCGGAGAGAGGCTCCGGCCCCTGCTGTGGTTGGGAGAGGGGCCGGCCCTGCTCACCTTTTGCCCctaa
- the LOC118260311 gene encoding zinc finger protein RFP-like isoform X5, producing MAEGNAVRNLREEATCAVCLDFFRRPVMLLACGHNFCHACVARCAQKGGGAASCPQCRLPFPRGAFRPNRQLANVVAAVRELVAEEQDLGLPAASRAGGAHGERRAHLEDRARVEAERQKLLAVLGGLRGLVGQQESRLLARLGHLRRGLEEAKGRQAGGDRWDCSITPSRSTERRPRPLELEAELEDFSQKNNALAAVVERLKDVLACSLEEDLGGYQKASVTLDPATAHPQILVSPDGRSARRCKTPRDPLPGSSERFEALRCVLGRQGFAEGRHRWAVEVPPGPDWALGVAREFVPRKGCYGLSPARGVWAVGQWLGQLRALTWPSPTCLPLARVPKRIEVALDYGGGRVAFRDADSEAEIFAFPPAAFAGERLRPLLWLGEGPALLTFCP from the exons ATGGCCGAGGGAAACGCGGTGAGAAACCTCCGGGAGGAAGCCACCTGCGCCGTCTGCTTGGATTTTTTCCGCCGGCCCGTGATGCTCCTGGCCTGCGGCCACAACTTCTGCCACGCCTGCGTCGCTCGCTGCGCCCAGAAGGGCGGCGGGGCCGCATCGTGCCCCCAGTGCCGCCTGCCTTTCCCCCGCGGCGCCTTCCGCCCCAACCGGCAGCTGGCCAACGTGGTGGCCGCCGTGCGGGAGCTGGTGGCGGAGGAGCAGGATTTGGGCCTGCCGGCCGCGAGCCGGGCTGGCGGTGCTCACGGCGAGCGTCGCGCCCACCTCGAGGACCGG GCACGAGTGGAGGCCGAGAGGCAGAAGCtgctggcggtgctgggggggctgcgggggctcgTGGGCCAGCAGGAATCGCGGCTGCTGGCCCGCCTGGGCCACCTGCGGCGCGGGCTGGAGGAGGCCAAGGGCCGGCAAGCCGGCGGAGATCGATGG gATTGCAGCATCACCCCGAGCAG GAGCACGGAGCGGAGGCCGCGGCCGCTGGAGCTCGAAGCGGAGCTCGAGGACTTCTCCCAGAAAAACAACGCCCTGGCAGCGGTGGTGGAGCGGCTCAAAG ATGTCCTGGCTTGCTCCCTGGAGGAAGACCTGGGGGGATACCAGAAAG CGAGCGTGACCCTGGACCCGGCCACCGCTCACCCCCAGATCTTGGTGTCTCCGGACGGCCGCAGCGCCCGGCGCTGCAAAACCCCTCGGGACCCTCTTCCGGGGAGCTCCGAGCGCTTCGAGGCTCTCCGTTGCGTCCTGGGCCGCCAGGGCTTCGCTGAAGGGCGGCACCGTTGGGCCGTGGAGGTGCCGCCGGGGCCCGACTGGGCTCTGGGGGTGGCTCGGGAATTCGTGCCCCGCAAGGGATGCTACGGGTTGAGCCCCGCGCGGGGCGTTTGGGCAGTGGGGCAGTGGTTGGGGCAGCTGCGGGCGCTCACCTGGCCCAGCCCCACCTGCCTGCCCCTGGCCCGGGTGCCGAAACGCATCGAGGTGGCCCTGGATTACGGAGGAGGGCGGGTGGCTTTCCGCGACGCCGACAGCGAGGCCGAGATCTTCGCCTTTCCCCCGGCGGCGTTCGCCGGAGAGAGGCTCCGGCCCCTGCTGTGGTTGGGAGAGGGGCCGGCCCTGCTCACCTTTTGCCCctaa
- the LOC118260313 gene encoding histone H1.5-like: MPRGNALSQPSTSRAALEAQLPKKRGRPSLSDLILRAVCVSTARKGASLALIKKTLATEGYDVVRNSGRLKAALGALVTKGLLRRVTGTGIAGSFRIGRVGKERMEGAARRGRAAGETRQRPAGKTKGPRRAVKATPQRLKKPRRPRGKAAVAPAEPAAEGPEATERPETAAAAAAEEER, translated from the coding sequence ATGCCTCGCGGCAACGCGCTGTCCCAGCCTTCCACCTCCCGGGCGGCCTTAGAGGCGCAGCTGCCGAAGAAGCGGGGGCGGCCGTCGCTGTCGGACCTCATCCTCCGCGCCGTCTGCGTCTCCACGGCTCGCAAAGGCGCCTCGCTGGCTCTCATCAAGAAGACGCTGGCCACCGAGGGATACGATGTGGTGAGGAACAGCGGCCGCCTCAAGGCGGCGCTCGGCGCTTTGGTCACCAAGGGGCTCCTGCGGCGTGTGACCGGCACGGGCATCGCCGGCTCGTTCCGTATCGGTCGCGTCGGTAAGGAGCGCATGGAGGGAGCCGCGCGGCGCGGGAGGGCGGCCGGCGAAACCCGCCAGCGCCCCGCGGGGAAGACGAAGGGCCCGAGGCGCGCTGTCAAAGCCACCCCGCAGCGGCTGAAGAAGCCGAGAAGACCGCGGGGCAAGGCCGCGGTGGCACCAGCGGAGCCGGCGGCCGAGGGTCCGGAGGCAACCGAGCGCCCGgagacggcggcggcggcggcggccgaggAGGAGCGTTAG